In one window of Methanoculleus chikugoensis DNA:
- a CDS encoding dephospho-CoA kinase, with the protein MKVIGIVGMPASGKGEASRIARDLGIPVVVMGDAIRERVKEAGLPPTDANCGAVAGKLRVDLGMDAIARITIPRIEATGAPVVLVDGIRGDYEVETFKEHFPGFTLIGIESSFETRYRRLTNRGRSDDSLTPEELRARDERELGWGLGRALEGADCRVTNEGSLEEFSAEVRTLLCRLGGREE; encoded by the coding sequence ATGAAGGTCATTGGAATCGTTGGTATGCCGGCAAGCGGGAAGGGAGAGGCGTCAAGGATCGCCCGGGACCTCGGGATACCGGTCGTGGTCATGGGAGATGCGATACGGGAACGGGTGAAAGAAGCCGGGCTTCCCCCGACCGACGCTAACTGTGGCGCAGTCGCCGGGAAGTTGCGCGTAGACCTCGGCATGGACGCCATCGCCCGGATCACCATCCCGAGGATCGAGGCGACGGGCGCCCCGGTGGTGCTCGTGGACGGCATCCGGGGCGACTACGAGGTGGAGACGTTCAAGGAGCACTTTCCCGGGTTCACGCTCATCGGGATCGAATCGTCGTTCGAGACGCGTTACCGGCGGCTCACGAACCGCGGCCGGTCCGACGACTCCCTCACCCCCGAAGAACTCCGGGCCCGCGACGAGCGGGAACTCGGGTGGGGGCTCGGGCGCGCCCTTGAGGGGGCGGACTGCCGGGTCACGAACGAAGGATCGCTTGAAGAGTTCAGCGCAGAGGTTCGCACCCTGCTCTGCCGGCTTGGAGGTAGAGAAGAATGA
- a CDS encoding sugar phosphate isomerase/epimerase family protein — MSLVPYFSASSKVWESRDWVYGLEEIGYTGWEIVADGKYRLDNPENFAAVRENLESTGLLATVHAPYSDLNLASLNYPIWRESIRQTCCCIQHAAELTDRVTIHPGFVSPVGKLVPEKVWEMQKTALVEIGKYAEDHGVLACVENMISIKDFLCRYPEEILGLTEGIAGIGITLDLGHANTNGLVDAFLGHVREVDHLHIHDNHGQSDEHLALGVGNIPWEKAGRVIARDYSGPAVIEGRNLEEAKRSLAAFRKWFV, encoded by the coding sequence ATGAGTCTTGTCCCGTATTTTTCAGCCTCGTCGAAGGTCTGGGAGTCACGCGACTGGGTCTATGGGCTTGAAGAGATCGGGTATACCGGATGGGAGATCGTCGCCGACGGGAAGTATCGCCTGGACAACCCCGAGAACTTCGCTGCCGTCCGGGAGAACCTCGAGAGCACCGGCCTTCTCGCGACCGTGCACGCGCCCTACAGCGACTTAAACCTCGCGTCCTTGAACTACCCGATCTGGCGCGAATCGATCCGCCAGACCTGCTGCTGCATCCAGCACGCGGCCGAACTGACCGACCGGGTGACCATTCACCCGGGTTTCGTCTCCCCGGTAGGCAAGCTCGTCCCCGAGAAGGTCTGGGAGATGCAGAAGACCGCGCTCGTCGAGATCGGGAAGTACGCAGAGGATCATGGTGTCCTTGCGTGTGTCGAGAACATGATCAGCATCAAGGACTTCCTCTGCCGCTACCCCGAGGAGATCCTCGGCCTCACCGAAGGGATCGCGGGGATCGGGATCACGCTGGATCTCGGGCACGCCAACACCAACGGCCTCGTGGACGCATTCCTCGGGCACGTGCGGGAGGTCGATCACCTGCACATCCACGACAACCACGGGCAGTCGGACGAACACCTTGCGCTCGGCGTGGGGAACATCCCCTGGGAGAAGGCCGGGCGGGTCATCGCCCGCGACTACTCCGGTCCGGCCGTCATTGAGGGGCGGAACCTTGAGGAGGCAAAGCGGAGCCTCGCAGCATTCAGGAAGTGGTTCGTATAG